GGCCCACCATTCGGCCAACCCGGTGCCGGAGTCCGGCAGGGTGCGCTCCAACACTTGGAGACTGGCGATCCGGCCGGATCGGCACACGGTGGCCAACACGCGGCCCCAGGAGGTGACGCGACGCTCCTGCTCACCGGGGTCGAGGAGCACGAACGCGGGATGGCTGATCTCGCACACAACAGTAAGGGTCCGCTGGTGGGGGTCGTGGATCATCCCAGCGTTCGTGTCGGGGTCGGTGTATTCGCGAGCCGCGCTGCGTCGCCGGGCAGCGCGAGCGTGCCAACGGGGCGTGGGGTGACTACCCGCCTGCGGTAGAGAAGTTGCCCGCCGGTGGAACGCCAGAGCCACCAGGACGCGACGGGTAACCATTCGATAGCCGGTCGTCCGGCGATGGGTGTCCAGGTCAGGGCGGCGGCGAGTACCCAGACGGGCGCGGTGTAGGCGAGCAGGATGCCGCCGCCGGCGTAAAGCGCGCCGACGATGCTCAGGATGCCGGTGGCCAAGGTGATGAGCTGGGTCAGAGAGAGGCCCAGCAGCACTCCCCGGCGGGTGAGGCGGGAGAACTTGACTGGCACCAGTTCCGAAGCCATGGCGCGCTCGTTCTTGGTCGTCATGGTTCTCATTCCTTCCCGGTCGGCTTCGGGGCCGGAGGTGGGGTCTGTTTCGGTGCAGTCGGTGTCTTGGGCGCCGGGATGGGCGGCGGTGGTGTCTGTGACGGTGGGGGTGTGCTGCCTGCCTGGGAGGCCGAGTCAGCGGCGGTCTCACCGTGCCCACCGAACGCTGCGCCGGCTTTGGGCCCGGCAGTAGCTGCATCTTTGGCGACCTTCGCTGCGATTACTGCCGCTGCGGTCGGGCCTGCTGCCGCCGCACCGGCACCGGCGGAGCTGCCGCCCGCGGCGGCGGCCTTCCCTCCTCCGGCTCCGGCAACGCCACCAGGGCCCTGGGATGCCGCGTTCGTCGGTGGGGGCGGGGTCTTCCCACCCCCGCCCCCTCCGGAGTTGTTGCCGCCGTCGAGAACCTTCTTCGGTTCGCCGCCCTGCGGCTTCGATGGTGTGGGGATGGGCCGGTTGAGGGCGTTCTTCGCGTCCTGCTCGGACCCGATCGCGTGGTACATGTCGAAGCCCACAAAGGACAGGAACTTGTACGTCAGGTACGGAGCGAAAGCGGCCATCGCCATCAGCACGATCCCGGCGATCGGATCGGCGACGGAGGACAGATCCTCGTCGATCGGCGCGGAAACTTGGGTGATGGCGACGAGGAACATCACGACCAGGACGAGCTTGGAGACGATCAGGGCGATGACGAACATCGCCCACTTGCTGATCCACCCCTTGGTGGCATCCCACGACGCACCGGAAAACGCCAGCGGCGCGAGAACGATCGCGACCAGCAGGAGGGCCTTGCGGACCAGCAAGCTCAACCACACGATGGCGGCGGCAGCGATAGCGAGGCCAGCGAGGAAGATCGTGATGATCGCCCCGA
The genomic region above belongs to Janibacter limosus and contains:
- a CDS encoding conjugal transfer protein TrbL codes for the protein MGVCDVPIISSVCDTAGEAAASLVAAPFDWLASAMGAAAGWLFEAVWTVFDTTTLVDVTRPEYVAVYNILFGIAVFVMLIFFCLQLITGLIRRDPTALSRAALGLAKSVLGSFVVITLTALLLEIVDQLCIGIVQAAGETTESMGDKITLLAAGLVGINIAAPGVGAIITIFLAGLAIAAAAIVWLSLLVRKALLLVAIVLAPLAFSGASWDATKGWISKWAMFVIALIVSKLVLVVMFLVAITQVSAPIDEDLSSVADPIAGIVLMAMAAFAPYLTYKFLSFVGFDMYHAIGSEQDAKNALNRPIPTPSKPQGGEPKKVLDGGNNSGGGGGGKTPPPPTNAASQGPGGVAGAGGGKAAAAGGSSAGAGAAAAGPTAAAVIAAKVAKDAATAGPKAGAAFGGHGETAADSASQAGSTPPPSQTPPPPIPAPKTPTAPKQTPPPAPKPTGKE